The Ziziphus jujuba cultivar Dongzao chromosome 7, ASM3175591v1 genome includes a region encoding these proteins:
- the LOC107434891 gene encoding zinc finger protein VAR3, chloroplastic isoform X1, with the protein MGGATNRFFTLLSSSSAAPIPLLLHHHHRSPGLLRLSRRPKLPLLSSSLSSFCGRRHYLTISPFSPSSSFVRKASQHFHSHAGTSSLSETHSSNSASATVSSSSLASASWASHPWPEWSSLVNSLSASGYLNRNLGIVRNDEFVGVEGLPEDFALAARACLAFARERASLVRLLSRRDVEVVVENGTPFLFNDADGSATRLGSFPSDSQTNVLDSDKVQTVDLMRFILSYASNPIFPSKSNNYNNRELVEPSVRNLLSELAKLCYCAPESRSFGSGPSQFPDRNGRTLRPLGQNIEMKRGDWICPRCNFMNFARNMKCLECEEARPKRQLTGGEWECPQCDFFNYGRNTVCLRCDCKRPGGASFASARLDMAYENGNNATIENRLAANEEKAQRWFSKISQLDNTEGLSSADEDFPEIMPLRKGVNRFVVSTRKTPLERRLTNSQYQSNLGNDGTSKMSSETESLNHLLGTAEQQSQNEISINKFGSGSNNKGVTGGQNVGTESSSSFFNSASPRYGPARGNSSSYVPFVPLPADMFAKKPNAEESGEAVTGTDESAASKTSSLTGKVFRSNECAKPGESADQAQSNDKEKEQAEKSERWFKRVAELHNVTDLAGAISDDDFPEIMPMRKGENRFVVSKKKDRSLTSPAYKRRMATEQGNKTNFVPFVPFPPDYFSKDKPQPDGKADLSNEAVDETTSSSNTPEKLPEKLDDARWKELSNERVQQMEKSKSWSLEPSRENLNENKTGFINEPSSSGKSSPKFAESNSRSKDDSSNVYFKNETSDNAPNVTGSLPPLSENQNIRESWTAKSLEGSAVKEPDPLDMSEEAKAERWFRRVAQIKDISELSQIPDEDFPSIMPMRKGVNRFVVSKRKTPLERRLTSPQYRRNLPIVSSDPTKGETDGS; encoded by the exons ATGGGCGGTGCCACCAACAGATTCTTCACCCTTCTCTCCAGCAGCAGCGCCGCCCCGATTCCTCTCCTCCTCCACCATCATCATCGTTCTCCTGGTCTCCTTCGCCTCTCTCGCCGCCCCAAACTCCCTCTCCTCTCATCTTCCCTCTCTTCTTTCTGTGGCCGCCGGCACTACCTTACTATCTCTCCCTTCTCTCCCTCCTCTTCCTTCGTTCGAAAAGCGTCGCAGCATTTCCATTCCCATGCCGGTACTTCTTCGCTCAGCGAAACCCATTCCTCCAATTCCGCCTCAGCCACCGTCTCTTCATCGTCGTTGGCTTCGGCTTCTTGGGCTTCGCACCCGTGGCCCGAGTGGTCCAGCCTTGTCAATTCACTTTCTGCCTCTGGTTATTTGAATAGGAACCTGGGAATTGTCAGAAATGATGAATTCGTCGGAGTCGAGGGTTTGCCCGAGGATTTCGCACTCGCCGCACGCGCTTGTTTGGCGTTCGCGCGAGAAAGAGCTAGTCTTGTGAG aTTGCTTTCAAGAAGAGATGTGGAGGTGGTGGTTGAAAATGGGACTCCTTTTCTTTTCAACGATGCTGATGGTTCTGCTACAAGACTCGGGTCATTTCCATCCGATAGCCAAACCAAT GTATTGGATAGTGATAAAGTACAAACAGTTGATCTGATGAGGTTTATATTAAGTTATGCAAGCAATCCCATTTTCCCTTCAAAGAGTAATAATTACAACAACAGAGAACTTGTCGAACCATCTGTCCGGAATCTGTTGAGCGAATTGGCCAAGTTGTGTTATTGTGCTCCAGAGTCGCGTTCTTTCGGTTCAGGCCCAAGCCAGTTCCCTGACAGAAATGGACGAACTTTGAGGCCTTTGGggcaaaatattgaaatgaaaagAGGCGATTGGATTTGCCCAAG GTGTAATTTCATGAACTTTGCAAGGAATATGAAATGTCTTGAATGTGAGGAGGCACGACCAAAGAGACAGCTGACTGGTGGGGAATGGGAGTGTCCTCA GTGTGATTTCTTCAACTATGGGAGAAATACTGTATGCTTGAGGTGTGATTGCAAGCGCCCAGGAGGGGCTTCATTTGCAAGTGCTAGGTTAGATATGGCATATGAAAATGGTAACAATGCAACTATTGAGAACAGGCTGGCAGCCAATGAAGAGAAGGCACAGCGGTGGTTTAGTAAGATATCTCAGCTGGACAATACTGAAGGCTTGAGCAGTGCAGATGAAGATTTTCCTGAAATAATGCCTTTGAGGAAAGGAGTGAATAGATTTGTTGTGAGTACAAGGAAAACACCGCTAGAGAGGAGGTTGACCAATTCTCAATACCAAAGCAATTTGGGTAATGATGGCACTTCTAAGATGAGTTCTGAAACCGAGTCTCTAAATCATTTGCTTGGTACTGCAGAACAGCAGAGTCAAAATGAAATTTCTATTAATAAATTTGGTTCAGGATCTAATAATAAGGGTGTCACTGGTGGACAAAATGTTGGTACAGAGAGTTCCTCTTCCTTCTTTAACTCAGCCTCCCCACGGTATGGACCGGCCAGAGGAAACAGTTCCAGTTATGTTCCATTTGTGCCATTACCTGCAGATATGTTTGCTAAGAAACCGAATGCAGAGGAGAGTGGAGAGGCAGTTACAGGTACCGATGAATCTGCTGCATCAAAAACTAGTTCGTTGACAGGCAAAGTTTTCAGGAGCAATGAGTGTGCTAAACCAGGAGAGAGTGCAGACCAGGCTCAGAGCAATGATAAAGAGAAAGAACAGGCTGAAAAATCGGAGAGATGGTTTAAGAGAGTTGCGGAGCTGCATAATGTTACTGATCTGGCTGGTGCAATTTCAGATGATGACTTCCCTGAAATTATGCCAATGCGTAAAGGAGAGAATCGATTTGTTGTCAGCAAGAAGAAAGATCGTTCTTTAACTTCTCCAGCATACAAGAGACGAATGGCTACGGAGCAAGGTAACAAAACCAATTTTGTCCCATTTGTCCCCTTCCCACCTGATTATTTTTCTAAGGACAAGCCTCAACCAGATGGGAAGGCAGATTTGTCTAATGAAGCTGTTGATGAAACAACTTCATCTTCCAACACACCAGAAAAGCTTCCAGAAAAGTTGGATGATGCTAGATGGAAGGAGCTTAGTAATGAACGTGTTCAACAAATGGAAAAATCTAAGAGCTGGAGTTTGGAACCTTCAAGAGAGAACCTAAATGAGAATAAGACTGGTTTCATTAATGAACCATCAAGCAGTGGAAAATCTTCCCCGAAGTTTGCAGAATCCAACAGTAGGAGCAAGGATGATTCCAGCAATGTATATTTCAAGAACGAAACTTCAGACAATGCACCAAATGTGACAGGAAGTTTACCCCCACTATCTGAGAATCAGAACATCAGAGAGAGCTGGACTGCAAAAAGCTTGGAGGGTTCAGCAGTTAAAGAGCCGGATCCTTTAGACATGTCAGAGGAGGCCAAGGCAGAGAGGTGGTTTCGGCGCGTTGCCCAAATCAAAGACATATCAGAACTGAGTCAGATACCTGATGAAGATTTCCCATCAATAATGCCGATGCGAAAAGGGGTGAATAGGTTTGTTGTGAGCAAGAggaaaacaccattagaaaggaggCTGACATCTCCTCAGTACAGGAGAAATCTTCCTATTGTGAGCTCAGATCCTACCAAAGGGGAAACCGACGGTAGctga
- the LOC107434891 gene encoding zinc finger protein VAR3, chloroplastic isoform X2 — translation MGGATNRFFTLLSSSSAAPIPLLLHHHHRSPGLLRLSRRPKLPLLSSSLSSFCGRRHYLTISPFSPSSSFVRKASQHFHSHAGTSSLSETHSSNSASATVSSSSLASASWASHPWPEWSSLVNSLSASGYLNRNLGIVRNDEFVGVEGLPEDFALAARACLAFARERASLVRLLSRRDVEVVVENGTPFLFNDADGSATRLGSFPSDSQTNVLDSDKVQTVDLMRFILSYASNPIFPSKSNNYNNRELVEPSVRNLLSELAKLCYCAPESRSFGSGPSQFPDRNGRTLRPLGQNIEMKRGDWICPRNMKCLECEEARPKRQLTGGEWECPQCDFFNYGRNTVCLRCDCKRPGGASFASARLDMAYENGNNATIENRLAANEEKAQRWFSKISQLDNTEGLSSADEDFPEIMPLRKGVNRFVVSTRKTPLERRLTNSQYQSNLGNDGTSKMSSETESLNHLLGTAEQQSQNEISINKFGSGSNNKGVTGGQNVGTESSSSFFNSASPRYGPARGNSSSYVPFVPLPADMFAKKPNAEESGEAVTGTDESAASKTSSLTGKVFRSNECAKPGESADQAQSNDKEKEQAEKSERWFKRVAELHNVTDLAGAISDDDFPEIMPMRKGENRFVVSKKKDRSLTSPAYKRRMATEQGNKTNFVPFVPFPPDYFSKDKPQPDGKADLSNEAVDETTSSSNTPEKLPEKLDDARWKELSNERVQQMEKSKSWSLEPSRENLNENKTGFINEPSSSGKSSPKFAESNSRSKDDSSNVYFKNETSDNAPNVTGSLPPLSENQNIRESWTAKSLEGSAVKEPDPLDMSEEAKAERWFRRVAQIKDISELSQIPDEDFPSIMPMRKGVNRFVVSKRKTPLERRLTSPQYRRNLPIVSSDPTKGETDGS, via the exons ATGGGCGGTGCCACCAACAGATTCTTCACCCTTCTCTCCAGCAGCAGCGCCGCCCCGATTCCTCTCCTCCTCCACCATCATCATCGTTCTCCTGGTCTCCTTCGCCTCTCTCGCCGCCCCAAACTCCCTCTCCTCTCATCTTCCCTCTCTTCTTTCTGTGGCCGCCGGCACTACCTTACTATCTCTCCCTTCTCTCCCTCCTCTTCCTTCGTTCGAAAAGCGTCGCAGCATTTCCATTCCCATGCCGGTACTTCTTCGCTCAGCGAAACCCATTCCTCCAATTCCGCCTCAGCCACCGTCTCTTCATCGTCGTTGGCTTCGGCTTCTTGGGCTTCGCACCCGTGGCCCGAGTGGTCCAGCCTTGTCAATTCACTTTCTGCCTCTGGTTATTTGAATAGGAACCTGGGAATTGTCAGAAATGATGAATTCGTCGGAGTCGAGGGTTTGCCCGAGGATTTCGCACTCGCCGCACGCGCTTGTTTGGCGTTCGCGCGAGAAAGAGCTAGTCTTGTGAG aTTGCTTTCAAGAAGAGATGTGGAGGTGGTGGTTGAAAATGGGACTCCTTTTCTTTTCAACGATGCTGATGGTTCTGCTACAAGACTCGGGTCATTTCCATCCGATAGCCAAACCAAT GTATTGGATAGTGATAAAGTACAAACAGTTGATCTGATGAGGTTTATATTAAGTTATGCAAGCAATCCCATTTTCCCTTCAAAGAGTAATAATTACAACAACAGAGAACTTGTCGAACCATCTGTCCGGAATCTGTTGAGCGAATTGGCCAAGTTGTGTTATTGTGCTCCAGAGTCGCGTTCTTTCGGTTCAGGCCCAAGCCAGTTCCCTGACAGAAATGGACGAACTTTGAGGCCTTTGGggcaaaatattgaaatgaaaagAGGCGATTGGATTTGCCCAAG GAATATGAAATGTCTTGAATGTGAGGAGGCACGACCAAAGAGACAGCTGACTGGTGGGGAATGGGAGTGTCCTCA GTGTGATTTCTTCAACTATGGGAGAAATACTGTATGCTTGAGGTGTGATTGCAAGCGCCCAGGAGGGGCTTCATTTGCAAGTGCTAGGTTAGATATGGCATATGAAAATGGTAACAATGCAACTATTGAGAACAGGCTGGCAGCCAATGAAGAGAAGGCACAGCGGTGGTTTAGTAAGATATCTCAGCTGGACAATACTGAAGGCTTGAGCAGTGCAGATGAAGATTTTCCTGAAATAATGCCTTTGAGGAAAGGAGTGAATAGATTTGTTGTGAGTACAAGGAAAACACCGCTAGAGAGGAGGTTGACCAATTCTCAATACCAAAGCAATTTGGGTAATGATGGCACTTCTAAGATGAGTTCTGAAACCGAGTCTCTAAATCATTTGCTTGGTACTGCAGAACAGCAGAGTCAAAATGAAATTTCTATTAATAAATTTGGTTCAGGATCTAATAATAAGGGTGTCACTGGTGGACAAAATGTTGGTACAGAGAGTTCCTCTTCCTTCTTTAACTCAGCCTCCCCACGGTATGGACCGGCCAGAGGAAACAGTTCCAGTTATGTTCCATTTGTGCCATTACCTGCAGATATGTTTGCTAAGAAACCGAATGCAGAGGAGAGTGGAGAGGCAGTTACAGGTACCGATGAATCTGCTGCATCAAAAACTAGTTCGTTGACAGGCAAAGTTTTCAGGAGCAATGAGTGTGCTAAACCAGGAGAGAGTGCAGACCAGGCTCAGAGCAATGATAAAGAGAAAGAACAGGCTGAAAAATCGGAGAGATGGTTTAAGAGAGTTGCGGAGCTGCATAATGTTACTGATCTGGCTGGTGCAATTTCAGATGATGACTTCCCTGAAATTATGCCAATGCGTAAAGGAGAGAATCGATTTGTTGTCAGCAAGAAGAAAGATCGTTCTTTAACTTCTCCAGCATACAAGAGACGAATGGCTACGGAGCAAGGTAACAAAACCAATTTTGTCCCATTTGTCCCCTTCCCACCTGATTATTTTTCTAAGGACAAGCCTCAACCAGATGGGAAGGCAGATTTGTCTAATGAAGCTGTTGATGAAACAACTTCATCTTCCAACACACCAGAAAAGCTTCCAGAAAAGTTGGATGATGCTAGATGGAAGGAGCTTAGTAATGAACGTGTTCAACAAATGGAAAAATCTAAGAGCTGGAGTTTGGAACCTTCAAGAGAGAACCTAAATGAGAATAAGACTGGTTTCATTAATGAACCATCAAGCAGTGGAAAATCTTCCCCGAAGTTTGCAGAATCCAACAGTAGGAGCAAGGATGATTCCAGCAATGTATATTTCAAGAACGAAACTTCAGACAATGCACCAAATGTGACAGGAAGTTTACCCCCACTATCTGAGAATCAGAACATCAGAGAGAGCTGGACTGCAAAAAGCTTGGAGGGTTCAGCAGTTAAAGAGCCGGATCCTTTAGACATGTCAGAGGAGGCCAAGGCAGAGAGGTGGTTTCGGCGCGTTGCCCAAATCAAAGACATATCAGAACTGAGTCAGATACCTGATGAAGATTTCCCATCAATAATGCCGATGCGAAAAGGGGTGAATAGGTTTGTTGTGAGCAAGAggaaaacaccattagaaaggaggCTGACATCTCCTCAGTACAGGAGAAATCTTCCTATTGTGAGCTCAGATCCTACCAAAGGGGAAACCGACGGTAGctga